The following proteins are encoded in a genomic region of Gemmatimonadaceae bacterium:
- a CDS encoding MASE1 domain-containing protein has protein sequence MTAYSRILPLQDVVLETTAPTVAVPRPAALVARVIAVAIAYYLGAWIGFLFQSPSVPQSVLWLPNSILLAALCVSPPSSWPFLLLASFPAQLVVGWQNHSPLVTMSLLFVTNCADAALGATIWRFVSPGEWRIEGLRTMLAFLLLSATIPTLLLSFADAGITVATGWSNDYWLVYETRARANVLTNVVFVPTVLAVLGMGRESLVASLRARWFEGTLLFTGLLAMAAFAFSRPTESISGAAVVYLPLVFLLWSAVRFGVGVTGASLLALAYLTTWMAMHGIGHLAEHEPSAVVPALQFQLLAIAVPMLCLCAVVQDRERASRALGASQRALHQSLAQIRNLAGRLLTATEVERTRIARELHDDVSQQLAALGIGLSALKRHLPNDSTVREEVTLLQGQAMRAADDLRALSHELHPAALRHAGLVPAMRELCAQYGRGDSMRAVLAAKPREISVPHDVALCVYRVTQEALRNAARHSGAHGALVTLQTSEEALELHIADDGRGFDEGAARRRGGLGLTSIDERVRLVGGTVQVDTSPGLGTRISVRVPNGDPHGPAHAAARG, from the coding sequence TTGACTGCGTATTCCCGCATCCTGCCATTGCAGGACGTGGTGCTCGAGACAACGGCCCCGACCGTCGCGGTTCCGCGGCCGGCGGCGCTCGTCGCGCGCGTAATCGCGGTGGCGATCGCGTACTATCTGGGCGCGTGGATCGGCTTTCTTTTCCAGAGTCCCTCGGTGCCACAGTCGGTGTTGTGGTTGCCGAATTCGATCCTCCTCGCGGCCCTCTGTGTCTCGCCCCCGTCCAGCTGGCCATTTCTGCTGCTTGCCTCCTTTCCCGCGCAGCTCGTTGTCGGCTGGCAGAATCACTCGCCGCTCGTAACGATGTCGTTACTGTTCGTCACGAATTGCGCCGACGCAGCGCTCGGCGCGACGATCTGGCGGTTCGTGTCGCCGGGCGAGTGGCGCATCGAAGGCCTGCGGACGATGCTCGCTTTTCTGCTGCTCAGCGCGACCATCCCCACGCTGCTCCTGTCTTTCGCCGACGCAGGGATCACTGTCGCTACCGGTTGGAGTAACGATTACTGGCTCGTCTACGAAACGCGGGCCCGCGCAAATGTCCTGACAAACGTGGTCTTCGTGCCGACGGTGCTCGCCGTTCTCGGGATGGGTCGCGAGTCACTGGTTGCGTCCCTTCGCGCGCGCTGGTTCGAGGGCACGCTGCTCTTCACCGGCCTCCTCGCGATGGCGGCCTTCGCGTTCTCGCGCCCGACGGAGTCGATCAGCGGCGCGGCCGTAGTCTATTTGCCGCTCGTCTTTCTGCTCTGGTCCGCGGTCCGCTTTGGCGTTGGCGTCACGGGCGCCAGTCTGCTCGCGCTGGCGTACCTCACGACGTGGATGGCGATGCATGGCATTGGCCACCTCGCCGAGCACGAACCGAGCGCTGTCGTGCCGGCGTTGCAATTCCAGTTGTTGGCGATCGCGGTGCCGATGCTCTGTCTCTGCGCCGTCGTCCAGGACCGTGAGCGCGCGTCCCGCGCGCTCGGCGCGAGTCAGCGCGCGCTGCATCAGAGCCTCGCGCAGATCCGGAACCTCGCCGGTCGTCTCCTCACCGCGACTGAGGTTGAGCGAACGCGAATTGCCCGCGAGCTGCACGACGACGTCAGCCAACAGCTCGCCGCGCTCGGGATCGGCCTCAGCGCGCTCAAACGACACCTCCCTAACGACTCCACGGTTCGAGAGGAAGTGACTCTCCTGCAGGGTCAGGCAATGCGCGCGGCCGATGATCTGCGCGCGCTCTCCCACGAGCTGCATCCGGCGGCGTTGCGCCACGCCGGCCTGGTCCCGGCGATGAGGGAGCTCTGCGCGCAGTATGGCCGCGGTGACTCGATGCGCGCCGTCCTTGCCGCCAAGCCACGTGAGATCAGCGTCCCGCACGACGTCGCCCTCTGCGTTTATCGCGTGACGCAGGAGGCGCTTCGCAACGCGGCCCGCCATTCGGGTGCGCACGGCGCACTCGTCACGCTTCAGACTTCCGAAGAGGCGCTCGAGCTGCATATTGCCGATGACGGACGGGGCTTCGACGAAGGGGCCGCACGTCGCCGCGGCGGCCTCGGCCTAACGAGTATCGACGAACGTGTGCGCCTTGTCGGCGGCACCGTCCAGGTCGATACCTCGCCAGGTCTTGGCACCCGCATTTCCGTCCGTGTCCCGAACGGAGACCCTCATGGACCGGCCCACGCTGCTGCTCGCGGATGA
- a CDS encoding GTP-binding protein, with the protein MNRFVLARGGVQRIPLTIVGGPEGTGKTTLLRRLLTHNDGRRIAVVLDHPSALALDPSRIARADDNALILTNGSACLSVDGDIGTALSTLHTRHATALPDHVVVEASPSANPVRTSGYAFLPGFRPGGSVVVVSAPDVLRAKENDFEVDGTLDAQLQYAELLVLNQVDRVTTPERQIVRRWLLQRTVRARLVESEQCILPAAMILGTTLDHVPMHAIHAEWTPSVAIDSEARRFRIVQPRNEEDYRAWVLTTRDSIDSSAFKGWVSSLPDNILRGDGVLRIRGEPSHRFQFHRCGLRWSLSREEPWGDSAEQPLSWVSLVGFASASKSEANAAEGLTTVGPAEPRHFQPPLQRSKRSRPAGEVS; encoded by the coding sequence ATGAATCGATTCGTGCTCGCGCGTGGTGGTGTTCAACGAATCCCACTCACCATCGTCGGCGGTCCCGAGGGAACAGGGAAAACTACTCTACTACGAAGACTCTTAACCCACAACGATGGGCGTCGCATAGCGGTCGTGCTCGATCATCCGAGCGCGCTCGCCTTGGACCCTTCGCGCATCGCCCGCGCCGACGACAACGCGCTCATTCTGACAAACGGCTCAGCGTGCTTGTCGGTTGACGGTGATATCGGAACCGCGCTTTCGACGCTCCACACTCGTCACGCGACTGCACTTCCCGATCACGTCGTCGTCGAAGCCTCGCCATCGGCGAACCCCGTCCGCACGTCCGGCTATGCTTTCTTGCCGGGATTCCGGCCTGGGGGCAGCGTCGTCGTCGTCAGCGCGCCCGACGTGCTGCGCGCGAAGGAGAACGATTTCGAGGTGGACGGCACGCTCGACGCGCAGCTCCAGTATGCCGAGCTGCTGGTGCTCAATCAGGTGGATCGCGTGACGACGCCAGAACGACAGATCGTGCGACGCTGGCTCCTCCAGCGCACCGTTCGCGCGCGACTCGTGGAGAGCGAGCAATGCATTCTCCCGGCGGCGATGATTCTCGGCACAACGCTAGATCACGTGCCGATGCACGCGATTCACGCGGAATGGACGCCGAGCGTCGCAATCGACTCGGAAGCCCGCCGATTCCGGATCGTCCAGCCCCGAAACGAGGAGGACTATCGGGCCTGGGTATTGACGACCCGTGACTCGATCGATTCAAGTGCATTCAAGGGTTGGGTGAGCTCACTACCCGATAACATTCTGCGCGGCGATGGCGTCCTTCGCATTCGAGGTGAGCCAAGTCACCGATTTCAGTTTCATCGCTGTGGTTTACGGTGGTCTCTCTCTCGCGAGGAGCCTTGGGGCGACAGTGCCGAGCAACCGCTCAGTTGGGTGTCCCTTGTCGGCTTTGCGTCCGCGTCCAAGAGTGAGGCAAATGCCGCGGAAGGCCTAACAACAGTTGGCCCCGCTGAGCCCCGCCACTTTCAACCGCCGCTGCAGCGGTCCAAGAGATCGCGTCCCGCAGGAGAGGTCTCATGA
- a CDS encoding DUF202 domain-containing protein, protein MSAAAHERRRRGDAADEARKDPSIRHYQASEHLSNERTHLAYVRTAISLISLGITVNRFSIYLIENGGPDADRRPLGLLRDTKQIGLGMVLFGFLLMVLSLHRYLRVDRAIDRLDYKPERFFVEGLTLSALFIGALSIIWLFLR, encoded by the coding sequence ATGAGTGCCGCTGCCCACGAACGCCGCCGCAGGGGTGACGCCGCCGATGAAGCGCGGAAGGATCCGTCGATCCGTCACTATCAGGCGTCGGAGCATCTCTCCAACGAGCGCACGCATCTGGCCTACGTGAGAACGGCCATCTCCTTGATAAGTCTCGGCATTACGGTGAACCGCTTCAGCATCTATCTCATCGAGAATGGAGGACCGGACGCCGACCGCCGGCCACTCGGATTGCTACGCGACACGAAGCAGATCGGGTTGGGCATGGTCCTGTTCGGCTTCCTCCTCATGGTCTTGTCGCTGCACCGGTACCTGCGGGTCGATCGGGCGATCGATCGCCTCGACTACAAGCCGGAGCGCTTTTTCGTGGAAGGGCTAACGCTGAGCGCTCTGTTCATCGGCGCGCTGAGCATCATCTGGCTGTTCCTGCGATGA